The nucleotide window AGCTCCTCGCGGCGATAGTCGATGTCGGTGCCATCGGCGCTGATTGTCGCGTCTTCGTACTCGTTCGGATCGACGTACTCCAGTTCCGGCGGCTCGGGGGGGTCGACTTCGAGTGTCATGGCCGGTGGTACGGCCGGTTTGCGGATAAGAATTCCCTCCCCGGACCGACGCACGCTCGAGCGAGCGCCGACGAGCGATGTATCGCTGCCATCGAGTGCGATCGATCCGCACAGTTATTCCGACACAGTTCCAACACGTTGGTATGGGCAGTGAGCACGGTAGCACGAACTACAGTCTCACGGAGATTTTTGCGATCAAGTTCGTCCTCGCCGACATCCTGATCATCGCCGTGCTGTTGTTCGCCGGCCCGCTGTACGCGCTTGCGATCACGGCGTTGCTCGTCGGTAGCGTCTTTCTCGTCTGGTATCTCACCCAGCGCGATACGACCGGCGACGACGCTGGCGACGCTGCGACGGACGCCTCGAGCCGATCGGAACGCGACCGTGATCCCGTCACGAAACTCCAGGACCGGTACGCAGCCGGCGAACTCACCGACGCCGAGTTCGAGACCAAACTCGAGCGACTGCTCGATTCGAACGAACGGGCCGACGCCGCCGGTGTCGAGACGGCCGATCTGAACCTCGAGCGCACGGAGTGATACCGTCACCGCCTTCGCCTCCCCTCCGCGAACCCAACACTCAATCGCCAGCCACCCCTAGAGGCCAGCAATGACCACTTACGAGGCGGCGATCCTCGACGTCGACGGTACTATCGTTCGCGGCGAGGAGTTGCTCCCGAACGTAATCGACGGCCTCTCAGCCCTCGAAGACGCCGGCATCGACCGACTGCTGTTCTCGAACAATCCGACGCGTGGAAGCGATCACTACGGGGCGAAACTCGAACCACACGGGATCTCGATCGATCCCGAAACCGTGCTGACCTCGGCGACGGTCTCGGCGGCGTACCTCGCGGCCACCCATCCCGACGAGCAGGTGTATCTCGTCGGCAGCGAGCGACTCGAGACGATCCTCGAGGAGGCAGCCGTCGACCTCACTGACGACCCCGAGCGGGCCGACGTCGTCCTCGGCTCGTTCGACAAAGAGTTCTCGTACGGCGCACTCTGGGAGTCGCTGCGCGCACTCGAGGCCGACGTTCCGTTCTACGGAACCGATCCCGATACGACGATTCCGGTCGACGACGGACTGATCCCCGGAACCGGGGCGATCCTCGCCGCGATGGAAGCTGTCGCCGGTCGAGAACCCGACGCGATCCTGGGCAAACCCTCTTCGGTCGCCGCCACGGCCGCGATGGATCGCCTCGACGCTGCACCTGAACGGACGCTGGTCGTCGGTGACCGGCTCAATACCGATATCGCACTGGGGAATCGAGCCGGTATGGCGACCGCACTCGTTCGAACCGGCGTCACGGATCGGACGACGCTCGAGGCGTCGTCGATTCAGCCCGACTACGTTCTCGACTCGCTGGCTGACATCGACACACTGCTGTAGCAGCGGTGGCTGCGAGAGCACTGGCGGAGTGGCGTCGCTGCAGTCCGTGGGGACGAAAGACATATTTATCCGTGATAGTCACGTCGGTTGATCTATGGAACTTCGGAACGCGAAATCCCGTCTCAAACACGTCCTGCTTCGGGCCCGATATGCGGCAATCGGTGCTGCAGTCGGGGCCGCAATCGGAGCCGTCTTCAGTCGAAACGCCGCGAGCACCGGCGGTGCGATCGGCGCACTGGTCGGTGCG belongs to Natronorubrum aibiense and includes:
- a CDS encoding SHOCT domain-containing protein → MGSEHGSTNYSLTEIFAIKFVLADILIIAVLLFAGPLYALAITALLVGSVFLVWYLTQRDTTGDDAGDAATDASSRSERDRDPVTKLQDRYAAGELTDAEFETKLERLLDSNERADAAGVETADLNLERTE
- a CDS encoding HAD-IIA family hydrolase, translating into MTTYEAAILDVDGTIVRGEELLPNVIDGLSALEDAGIDRLLFSNNPTRGSDHYGAKLEPHGISIDPETVLTSATVSAAYLAATHPDEQVYLVGSERLETILEEAAVDLTDDPERADVVLGSFDKEFSYGALWESLRALEADVPFYGTDPDTTIPVDDGLIPGTGAILAAMEAVAGREPDAILGKPSSVAATAAMDRLDAAPERTLVVGDRLNTDIALGNRAGMATALVRTGVTDRTTLEASSIQPDYVLDSLADIDTLL
- a CDS encoding glycine zipper 2TM domain-containing protein; the encoded protein is MELRNAKSRLKHVLLRARYAAIGAAVGAAIGAVFSRNAASTGGAIGALVGATVADTRDTACSVLESAKEKEFIPISDDTDDRN